One genomic segment of Arachis duranensis cultivar V14167 chromosome 4, aradu.V14167.gnm2.J7QH, whole genome shotgun sequence includes these proteins:
- the LOC107486738 gene encoding thioredoxin-like fold domain-containing protein MRL7, chloroplastic isoform X2: MLYLQTNVLPRCPSPFCNTKMDACLRPLSSVNVQNSSLESSHAITRLGFLFHSPVSTHCTWKQLSCYASGESPSNTEYDCEPKPGSNKSARPKARTQSSKDVASGNGKIGSADAFPSTIPRKPRRGRRSEAMAVEDYIRGSLERTFETIRQQKSDVLEDPENIMKDRVRGNSESKSSDDDDDDGEEEVKKDNEEEEDDEDDDDKVKNMVIEEESENWPVDADVGWGIRASEYFEQHPIKNVVGEDGYEIDWEGETEDYWVQEINCLEWENFAFHPSPLIVLVFERYNRASDNWKLLKELEEAIKVYWNAKNRLPPRAVKIDINIERDMAYALKVKECPQILFLRGHRVVYREKELRSADELVQMIAFFYYNAKKPAWIDDKALPRFRF; this comes from the exons ATGCTGTATCTCCAAACTAATGTCCTTCCTAGATGCCCTTCTCCTTTTTGTAACACAAAAATGGATGCTTGTTTGCGTCCATTATCATCAGTTAATGTTCAGAATTCTAGTTTAGAATCTAGTCATGCCATTACTCGTTTGGGATTCTTGTTTCATTCCCCTGTATCTACCCATTGCACATGGAAGCAATTATCTTGCTATGCTTCAGGAGAATCTCCTTCAAATACTGAATATGATTGTGAACCTAAAC CTGGCTCTAACAAAAGTGCTAGGCCTAAGGCAAGAACACAGTCCTCAAAAGATGTGGCATCTGGCAATGGTAAAATAGGTTCTGCTGATGCCTTCCCTTCAACAATTCCAAGGAAGCCAAGGCGTGGTCGTAGAAGTGAAGCAATGGCAGTGGAAGATTACATACGTGGTTCGCTTGAACGCACATTTGAAACAATTCGGCAGCAAAAATCAGATGTTTTGGAGGATCCGGAAAACATAATGAAGGATAGAGTCCGTGGCAATTCTGAATCCAAAAGtagtgatgatgatgacgatgatggtGAAGAGGAGGTGAAGAAGGacaatgaagaagaggaagatgacgAAGATGACGACGACAAGGTAAAGAATATGGTGATtgaggaagaaagtgaaaacTGGCCAGTGGATGCAGATGTTGGGTGGGGAATCAGAGCTTCTGAGTATTTTGAGCAGCATCCAATCAAGAATGTTGTTGGAGAAGATGGTTATGAAATCGACTGGGAAGGAGAGACTGAAGATTACTGGGTTCAAGAGATCAACTGTTTGGAGTGGGAGAATTTCGCTTTCCATCCCAGCCCATTAATTGTCCTTGTATTTGAACGCTATAACAG AGCAAGCGATAACTGGAAACTTTTGAAGGAGCTGGAGGAAGCAATCAAAGTATATTGGAACGCCAAAAATCGGTTACCTCCTCGG GCTGTTAAGATTGACATTAACATCGAGAGAGACATGGCTTATGCCCTAAAAGTTAAAGAATGtcctcaaattttatttttgcggGGACACAGAGTAGTGTACAGGGAGAAAG AACTGAGAAGTGCTGATGAGCTGGTTCAGATGATTGCATTTTTCTATTACAATGCAAAGAAGCCTGCCTGGATTGACGACAAGGCCTTGCCACGTTTTCGTTTTTAA
- the LOC107486738 gene encoding thioredoxin-like fold domain-containing protein MRL7, chloroplastic isoform X1, whose translation MLYLQTNVLPRCPSPFCNTKMDACLRPLSSVNVQNSSLESSHAITRLGFLFHSPVSTHCTWKQLSCYASGESPSNTEYDCEPKPGNKSARPKAKPGSNKSARPKARTQSSKDVASGNGKIGSADAFPSTIPRKPRRGRRSEAMAVEDYIRGSLERTFETIRQQKSDVLEDPENIMKDRVRGNSESKSSDDDDDDGEEEVKKDNEEEEDDEDDDDKVKNMVIEEESENWPVDADVGWGIRASEYFEQHPIKNVVGEDGYEIDWEGETEDYWVQEINCLEWENFAFHPSPLIVLVFERYNRASDNWKLLKELEEAIKVYWNAKNRLPPRAVKIDINIERDMAYALKVKECPQILFLRGHRVVYREKELRSADELVQMIAFFYYNAKKPAWIDDKALPRFRF comes from the exons ATGCTGTATCTCCAAACTAATGTCCTTCCTAGATGCCCTTCTCCTTTTTGTAACACAAAAATGGATGCTTGTTTGCGTCCATTATCATCAGTTAATGTTCAGAATTCTAGTTTAGAATCTAGTCATGCCATTACTCGTTTGGGATTCTTGTTTCATTCCCCTGTATCTACCCATTGCACATGGAAGCAATTATCTTGCTATGCTTCAGGAGAATCTCCTTCAAATACTGAATATGATTGTGAACCTAAACCTGGTAACAAAAGTGCTAGGCCTAAGGCTAAACCTGGCTCTAACAAAAGTGCTAGGCCTAAGGCAAGAACACAGTCCTCAAAAGATGTGGCATCTGGCAATGGTAAAATAGGTTCTGCTGATGCCTTCCCTTCAACAATTCCAAGGAAGCCAAGGCGTGGTCGTAGAAGTGAAGCAATGGCAGTGGAAGATTACATACGTGGTTCGCTTGAACGCACATTTGAAACAATTCGGCAGCAAAAATCAGATGTTTTGGAGGATCCGGAAAACATAATGAAGGATAGAGTCCGTGGCAATTCTGAATCCAAAAGtagtgatgatgatgacgatgatggtGAAGAGGAGGTGAAGAAGGacaatgaagaagaggaagatgacgAAGATGACGACGACAAGGTAAAGAATATGGTGATtgaggaagaaagtgaaaacTGGCCAGTGGATGCAGATGTTGGGTGGGGAATCAGAGCTTCTGAGTATTTTGAGCAGCATCCAATCAAGAATGTTGTTGGAGAAGATGGTTATGAAATCGACTGGGAAGGAGAGACTGAAGATTACTGGGTTCAAGAGATCAACTGTTTGGAGTGGGAGAATTTCGCTTTCCATCCCAGCCCATTAATTGTCCTTGTATTTGAACGCTATAACAG AGCAAGCGATAACTGGAAACTTTTGAAGGAGCTGGAGGAAGCAATCAAAGTATATTGGAACGCCAAAAATCGGTTACCTCCTCGG GCTGTTAAGATTGACATTAACATCGAGAGAGACATGGCTTATGCCCTAAAAGTTAAAGAATGtcctcaaattttatttttgcggGGACACAGAGTAGTGTACAGGGAGAAAG AACTGAGAAGTGCTGATGAGCTGGTTCAGATGATTGCATTTTTCTATTACAATGCAAAGAAGCCTGCCTGGATTGACGACAAGGCCTTGCCACGTTTTCGTTTTTAA
- the LOC107486302 gene encoding uncharacterized protein LOC107486302 produces the protein MIVLCCKCGIRMQLNAANMCVNCLSSEHNITEGLRKHFELKHCPECDRYLQPPRNWIKIQLESKELLAFCLKKLQKDLNSNKVRMVHAEFIWTEPHSKRIKVKLKVQKEIINGVILEQSYVVEYVQREQMCESCSRVQGNPDQWVAAVQLRQHVSHRRTFFYLEQVILKHDAAGRAKKIKEVDNGIDFFFSSWSHGAKFVEFLGKVSPVRLGSRGDKQLVSHDPKSNNYNYKYTFSVEIAPICREDLICLPQKVAAGMGNFGPLVICTKVTNNIVLLDPFSLRHCFLDADQYWRASFKSLLTSRQLVKYIVLDLDVINSAEATIDGRKYVLAEAQVARISDFGKNDTIFSIKTHLGNLLRPGDYALGYDLYAANTNDIEFDKYKSKGLVLPEAILVNKSYEEKSGKKRLKPQLWKLKSLPMEVDDKGETENDKKNKDYEEFLRGYKENPELWFNLSVTEGEEAPSVPLDEVMAALDLSEEEDGDFLMEE, from the coding sequence ATGATTGTTTTGTGCTGCAAATGTGGAATCCGAATGCAGCTAAATGCTGCAAACATGTGTGTGAATTGCTTGAGCTCCGAACACAACATTACCGAAGGCCTTCGGAAGCATTTCGAGCTCAAGCATTGCCCTGAATGTGATAGGTACCTACAGCCACCAAGAAATTGGATCAAAATCCAATTAGAATCCAAGGAGCTCCTAGCCTTCTGCTTGAAGAAGCTGCAGAAGGATCTGAATTCGAATAAGGTGAGGATGGTGCATGCTGAGTTTATCTGGACCGAGCCTCATTCGAAAAGGATTAAAGTCAAGCTAAAGGTTCAGAAGGAGATTATCAATGGAGTAATACTTGAGCAATCTTATGTTGTTGAATATGTTCAAAGGGAGCAAATGTGTGAATCTTGCTCCAGGGTGCAGGGTAACCCTGATCAATGGGTTGCAGCTGTGCAACTTAGGCAACACGTTTCGCATAGGCGAACTTTCTTTTACTTGGAGCAGGTGATTCTGAAGCATGATGCTGCTGGTAGGGCTAAAAAGATCAAAGAGGTGGATAATGGAattgatttctttttctctagTTGGAGCCATGGTGCTAAGTTTGTTGAGTTTTTGGGGAAAGTTTCTCCGGTGAGATTGGGCAGCCGCGGCGATAAGCAACTTGTGTCTCATGATCCTAAGAGTAACAACTACAATTACAAATACACTTTCTCTGTTGAAATCGCTCCAATTTGTCGTGAGGATTTGATATGTCTTCCTCAGAAAGTTGCTGCTGGTATGGGAAATTTTGGTCCCCTTGTGATTTGCACCAAGGTTACCAACAACATTGTTTTGCTTGATCCATTCTCTTTGAGGCATTGTTTCTTGGATGCTGATCAGTACTGGAGAGCATCCTTTAAGTCTTTACTCACTAGCCGGCAGTTGGTTAAGTACATTGTGCTGGATTTGGATGTTATCAATTCGGCTGAAGCAACTATTGATGGCAGAAAGTATGTTCTGGCCGAGGCTCAAGTTGCTCGCATATCGGATTTTGGTAAGAATGACACCATATTTTCCATCAAGACTCATTTGGGAAATCTTTTAAGGCCTGGTGATTATGCTCTTGGTTATGATCTGTATGCTGCTAACACTAATGACATTGAATTTGACAAGTACAAGTCCAAAGGACTTGTCCTTCCTGAAGCAATTTTAGTGAATAAGAGTTATGAAGAGAAGAGTGGGAAGAAGCGCTTGAAGCCTCAGTTGTGGAAGCTCAAGTCACTTCCCATGGAGGTTGATGATAAGGGTGAAACTGAAAACGACAAGAAGAACAAGGATTATGAAGAGTTCTTAAGGGGTTATAAAGAAAATCCTGAACTGTGGTTCAACCTATCAGTAACAGAAGGCGAAGAGGCACCTTCTGTTCCGCttgatgaggtgatggctgctCTTGATCTGAGTGAGGAGGAAGATGGGGATTTTCTTATGGAAGAGTGA